From Marinobacter alexandrii, one genomic window encodes:
- a CDS encoding reprolysin-like metallopeptidase: MKKIFTFLAIIPHLLLAQETTGLWKDISSTSARIADIWQEIPSTKKQLNKDVLNSILGKVKTHSKATITIPTPEGSDSYFEIMESSVLAPKLQAKYPNIRTYKGINEKGEKIRLNIGVNGFRATVFSDEGAYGINPESTNSDIYVSYRWADYNHVNDVTSALGCSAEGKTETEIVDQLSARTTSADFTPRRTGDFHTKLRMAIIPDLNYVDHFGGTVEGALTGIATTVNTVNEIYERDASISFELIENLDEIIYTKRSEYENEEHYEIINTANIDPLTALLNELIGVENYDIGHHFLKDRAGGIAAVSSVCKDNDKALGQSGSNNGPEGYYFDVSIFAHEIGHQLGALHTYAASCGRRHTPDDAYEIGSGATIMGYDFGCAGYNYAVFPVLDYLHVRSIEKVIGTIENNCGESIATGNIPPTVSISESGFTIPINTPFILEADGNDADGDAITYCWEQYDRATKIENVRYAAIGEDGEVFETVEEYQTYSEQYLTDLENEFIEQGFTIEQYGSILSGIAATQQNNIERFWEGDGPLFRSFNPTENNKRYFPELSKVIDGTADNLSFEVMPHKTRDLNFVVTVRDNSILGAGIASDIVSFSSSDQAGPFVVTTQFSDPSYNGLSNVTLQWDVANTDKAPVNCQAVDIFYSSDEGESFDVLLVEGTPNDGEATIKLPNLATSKARIMVKASNNVFFNVNDRNFRINPSEVDSPESPATLAGTLSNMTIELSWGHSGDLEDGFIIERKSETNNDFEEIGRVPLNTTEYEDVTANINETNEYRVAAFNATGNSAYSNTISIEAIPLGSSLDLQKELDLVVYPNPTGHTLYVTVQKDVKVYLTDLSGRKVTPKQQGRYFELDMNDLQKGLYLLLVQYDDQVISYSVINN; the protein is encoded by the coding sequence ATGAAAAAAATATTCACTTTTTTAGCGATCATTCCTCACTTGCTACTGGCGCAAGAGACGACAGGTCTATGGAAAGATATAAGCTCAACCAGCGCTCGGATCGCAGATATCTGGCAAGAAATACCTTCAACTAAAAAACAACTTAATAAAGATGTACTAAATAGTATTTTAGGAAAAGTCAAGACTCATAGTAAAGCAACTATAACTATTCCTACGCCTGAAGGTTCAGACAGTTATTTTGAAATTATGGAATCGAGTGTACTGGCTCCAAAACTTCAAGCAAAATACCCCAACATTAGAACTTATAAAGGAATCAATGAAAAAGGAGAAAAAATAAGATTAAATATTGGGGTTAATGGATTTCGTGCGACTGTATTTAGTGATGAAGGTGCCTATGGAATAAATCCAGAAAGCACGAATAGCGATATTTATGTTAGTTACCGTTGGGCTGATTATAACCATGTAAATGATGTTACATCAGCATTAGGTTGTAGTGCAGAGGGTAAAACAGAAACTGAAATAGTAGATCAATTATCTGCAAGAACTACATCTGCAGATTTTACACCTAGAAGAACTGGAGATTTTCATACTAAACTTCGTATGGCAATTATTCCAGATTTAAATTATGTTGATCATTTTGGAGGCACGGTTGAGGGAGCATTAACTGGAATTGCCACTACTGTTAATACGGTAAACGAAATTTACGAAAGAGATGCCAGCATTTCATTTGAACTGATTGAAAATCTCGATGAGATCATCTACACTAAAAGAAGTGAATATGAAAATGAAGAGCATTACGAAATCATCAACACTGCTAATATAGATCCTCTGACTGCTTTGTTAAATGAACTTATTGGCGTTGAAAATTATGATATAGGCCATCATTTTTTGAAGGATAGGGCAGGAGGAATTGCGGCGGTATCATCTGTGTGTAAAGATAATGACAAAGCTTTAGGACAAAGTGGTAGTAACAATGGTCCTGAGGGGTATTATTTTGATGTGTCAATATTCGCTCATGAAATAGGGCATCAATTAGGTGCACTTCATACATATGCAGCGAGTTGTGGTCGAAGACATACTCCTGATGATGCATACGAAATAGGAAGTGGTGCTACTATCATGGGCTATGATTTTGGTTGTGCAGGCTACAACTATGCAGTATTTCCAGTTTTGGATTATCTTCATGTCAGGTCTATTGAAAAAGTAATTGGAACTATTGAAAATAATTGCGGTGAATCAATAGCCACTGGAAATATACCGCCAACGGTTAGCATTTCCGAAAGTGGTTTTACCATACCAATTAATACCCCTTTTATTTTGGAAGCAGATGGAAATGATGCAGACGGTGATGCTATAACTTACTGTTGGGAGCAGTACGATAGAGCGACCAAGATAGAAAATGTTAGATATGCTGCGATAGGTGAAGATGGTGAAGTATTTGAAACAGTTGAAGAATATCAAACCTATTCAGAGCAGTATTTAACTGACCTTGAAAACGAGTTTATTGAACAAGGGTTTACTATAGAACAGTATGGCTCTATATTAAGTGGTATTGCTGCTACTCAACAAAACAATATTGAACGATTTTGGGAAGGAGATGGTCCTTTGTTTAGAAGTTTCAACCCAACCGAAAACAATAAAAGATATTTCCCTGAACTTTCAAAAGTTATAGACGGCACAGCTGATAACTTATCTTTTGAAGTGATGCCGCATAAAACACGTGACTTGAATTTCGTTGTTACCGTACGAGATAATAGTATACTAGGAGCAGGTATCGCTAGTGATATCGTATCATTTTCTTCTTCGGATCAGGCAGGTCCTTTTGTGGTGACTACTCAGTTTTCTGATCCATCATATAATGGACTTAGTAATGTAACGCTTCAGTGGGATGTAGCCAATACAGACAAGGCTCCCGTTAATTGTCAAGCGGTCGATATCTTCTATTCTTCTGACGAAGGTGAGAGCTTTGATGTTCTACTTGTGGAGGGTACTCCGAATGATGGTGAAGCAACGATAAAATTGCCAAACCTTGCCACATCAAAAGCACGTATTATGGTAAAAGCTTCAAACAATGTGTTTTTCAATGTCAACGATCGTAATTTCAGAATTAATCCATCAGAAGTAGACAGCCCGGAATCTCCAGCAACATTGGCTGGAACACTAAGTAATATGACCATAGAACTTTCATGGGGTCATAGTGGAGATCTGGAGGATGGATTCATTATTGAAAGAAAATCGGAGACTAATAATGATTTCGAGGAGATCGGTCGTGTACCTCTTAACACAACTGAATACGAAGATGTGACTGCCAATATTAATGAAACCAATGAATACAGAGTAGCCGCTTTTAATGCAACAGGAAACTCAGCCTATTCCAATACTATCTCTATTGAAGCAATACCCCTGGGTTCTTCATTAGACCTGCAGAAAGAACTAGATTTAGTTGTCTACCCCAATCCAACAGGTCACACACTTTATGTAACGGTGCAAAAAGATGTAAAGGTATATTTAACGGATCTTAGCGGTCGAAAAGTCACACCAAAACAACAGGGACGTTATTTCGAATTAGATATGAACGACTTACAAAAAGGTCTGTATCTGTTGCTGGTTCAGTATGATGATCAAGTCATTTCGTATAGCGTTATAAATAACTAA
- a CDS encoding trypsin-like peptidase domain-containing protein, with protein sequence MIKHIILTAIIAIPNLLNGQSLSDLYKKVSPSVVVIQTEEGVEDLDGHVNYQGSQGSGVLISSQGEILTAAHVVNNAEHITVIFHDGKKFPAKVVRLATVADVALIKLVYFENHYPAAELGDSDLVDIGDDVFVIGAPFGLKHSLSRGIISGKGVEKTRMEGFTFAEFFQTDAAINHGNSGGPMFNMNGEVIGLVSSIISESGGFDGIGFSATINVTKQLVIDSDKRRWTGINGVLVDRELAKLLNVPQPGGILIQSVVPLSPAFMADLKGGNVPFNNGDEEIIIGGDIILEVNDIPIVSEENIIAFFKSIFLMSEEERNTFKLKTLRAGKMQEVMLRFPTEQ encoded by the coding sequence ATGATTAAACACATAATTCTTACAGCAATCATTGCTATACCAAATTTACTCAACGGTCAATCGTTGAGTGACCTTTACAAAAAAGTAAGTCCAAGCGTGGTTGTTATTCAAACTGAAGAAGGGGTAGAAGACTTGGATGGCCATGTTAACTATCAAGGATCTCAAGGATCTGGCGTGCTCATTTCCAGTCAGGGTGAGATTCTCACAGCAGCTCATGTTGTAAACAATGCTGAGCATATTACTGTGATCTTTCATGATGGAAAGAAGTTTCCCGCAAAGGTAGTTCGACTGGCTACCGTAGCTGATGTAGCACTCATTAAACTAGTCTATTTCGAAAATCATTATCCAGCCGCTGAATTGGGGGATTCAGACCTTGTGGATATTGGGGATGATGTATTTGTAATTGGCGCGCCCTTTGGACTGAAGCACTCGCTTTCTCGAGGCATAATCAGCGGAAAAGGCGTAGAAAAGACGCGAATGGAGGGATTTACGTTTGCAGAATTTTTCCAAACAGATGCAGCTATTAATCATGGCAATTCCGGAGGGCCCATGTTCAATATGAATGGAGAGGTTATCGGTCTTGTCAGCTCGATCATTAGCGAGTCCGGTGGTTTTGACGGAATAGGTTTTTCTGCCACGATCAATGTGACTAAACAGTTGGTTATAGACAGTGATAAAAGAAGGTGGACAGGGATCAATGGCGTTCTTGTTGATCGGGAATTGGCCAAATTATTAAATGTTCCCCAACCAGGCGGTATACTCATTCAAAGTGTAGTGCCATTGTCTCCCGCATTCATGGCTGATTTAAAAGGCGGGAATGTGCCATTTAACAACGGTGACGAAGAAATCATTATAGGAGGAGACATCATTTTAGAGGTAAACGATATACCCATTGTTTCCGAGGAAAATATCATCGCGTTTTTTAAATCCATTTTCTTAATGAGCGAAGAGGAGAGAAACACCTTCAAACTAAAAACTTTGAGAGCTGGAAAAATGCAGGAAGTGATGTTGAGATTTCCGACTGAACAGTAG
- a CDS encoding DUF6268 family outer membrane beta-barrel protein: MRFPTNFTLLFSMVITLLVSSSPTIGQDLQLGGISVTRFPSAKVKDSPLNREIEVNEYNFFLNVPKKLKNEKTILINGLQYRLVTSFADNDIMLGIDGQNLHLVGYRLTILHKLKHDWAALLNVNPVLSSTFNTQIEGDDFLFNGSLLFVKKKSDRFSYGGGVVFTSRFGDPILLPILQLTFTSQKGKFQVLLPRRITYDHYYKRFTIGLKAEVDGSLYNVNYSRTSPLDELQPVNKIAYTRVVFGPNISYRVGKVIQLKASGGITVGQSMELQSELFEDEKYQVDNGSFLQFGISIVPPKKTNDL, encoded by the coding sequence ATGAGGTTTCCAACAAATTTTACCTTGCTATTTAGTATGGTGATCACACTTTTAGTGAGCAGTTCACCTACTATAGGACAGGACCTTCAACTAGGGGGGATCAGCGTCACCAGATTCCCGAGTGCCAAAGTGAAAGACTCACCACTAAACCGGGAAATTGAGGTGAATGAATACAATTTCTTTCTCAACGTTCCCAAGAAGCTTAAAAATGAGAAAACCATTTTAATCAATGGTCTGCAGTACCGACTGGTGACATCATTCGCAGATAATGATATTATGTTAGGTATTGATGGACAAAACCTTCATTTGGTTGGTTACCGATTAACTATTCTACATAAACTCAAGCATGACTGGGCTGCCTTGCTTAATGTCAATCCGGTGCTATCATCTACCTTCAATACCCAAATAGAAGGAGACGATTTTCTATTCAATGGATCCTTACTATTCGTCAAGAAAAAATCTGATCGATTTTCATATGGAGGAGGGGTGGTTTTCACATCCAGATTTGGTGATCCCATTTTGCTTCCTATTCTTCAACTGACTTTCACATCCCAAAAGGGAAAATTTCAAGTGCTCTTGCCACGCAGGATCACCTATGATCATTACTACAAAAGATTTACGATAGGATTAAAAGCGGAGGTCGATGGCTCGTTGTACAATGTCAATTATTCAAGAACAAGTCCGCTTGATGAGTTGCAGCCGGTAAATAAAATAGCCTATACCCGGGTTGTATTCGGGCCTAACATAAGTTATCGGGTAGGAAAGGTAATTCAACTAAAAGCTTCAGGAGGCATAACCGTAGGGCAAAGCATGGAGCTTCAGAGCGAACTGTTTGAGGATGAAAAATATCAAGTTGATAATGGATCATTCTTACAATTTGGAATTTCGATCGTGCCGCCAAAAAAGACAAATGACTTATAA
- a CDS encoding sensor histidine kinase, with product MSQALSKTERFLKVGPYLLWFGMHAAIGLVLTYERSITVTLYYLVTYVIFGTLIIWIFGYKLFPKYLAGEGKIDRKIGLLLSASIVLFIIGIYAHTLMTDILGLEQVKEQYAPKSVRIILWVLMVFLGIFYRVSMRVARVYYKNALLKIEHKAQKVEAELKLLKSQISPHFLFNTLNNIYGLAYLRDERAAEMISKLSKLLRYLLYDCDQPVVRLSKEKELIEHYLSIQLLKHENPINVDLYHAGIKNDQMIAPMILINFIENCFKHSDLESNPQGWIKISLEVENNELNFRTENTIKEVQKTQLDHKGIGLTNSLKLLEANYPGKHEIDIISEDHVYQLNLKMTL from the coding sequence ATGAGTCAGGCATTATCAAAGACGGAGCGATTTCTCAAGGTGGGTCCTTACCTTCTATGGTTTGGTATGCATGCTGCTATTGGCTTGGTACTTACTTATGAGAGGAGTATAACAGTTACCCTATACTACCTGGTCACTTATGTTATTTTTGGCACTCTTATTATTTGGATCTTCGGATATAAACTATTCCCAAAATATCTTGCAGGAGAAGGAAAAATAGATCGGAAAATTGGTCTATTGCTGAGTGCTAGTATCGTCCTATTCATCATTGGTATTTATGCACATACTCTTATGACCGATATCCTCGGATTGGAGCAAGTAAAAGAACAATACGCTCCTAAATCAGTCAGGATAATTTTATGGGTTTTGATGGTCTTTCTGGGGATATTTTATAGAGTCAGTATGCGGGTGGCTCGGGTTTATTATAAGAATGCATTATTAAAAATTGAGCATAAAGCACAAAAAGTAGAGGCTGAACTGAAATTATTAAAAAGCCAGATTAGCCCACATTTTCTTTTCAATACACTCAATAACATTTATGGACTCGCATATCTGAGAGATGAGCGGGCAGCTGAAATGATCTCAAAACTATCCAAGTTGCTTCGCTATTTACTGTATGATTGTGACCAGCCTGTGGTACGTTTATCGAAAGAAAAGGAGCTGATCGAACACTATTTAAGTATTCAGTTACTAAAACATGAAAATCCAATCAATGTAGATCTGTATCATGCTGGAATAAAGAATGATCAAATGATCGCACCAATGATCTTAATTAACTTTATTGAAAACTGTTTCAAACACTCCGACCTGGAGAGCAATCCGCAAGGTTGGATCAAAATCAGTTTGGAAGTAGAAAATAATGAACTCAATTTTCGAACTGAAAATACAATCAAAGAAGTTCAGAAAACTCAATTGGACCATAAAGGAATAGGACTCACTAATTCCTTAAAACTCCTTGAAGCTAATTATCCTGGGAAACATGAAATTGATATTATCAGCGAAGATCATGTGTATCAATTGAACCTAAAGATGACCTTATGA
- a CDS encoding response regulator transcription factor, whose amino-acid sequence MKMKCLIVDDENIARKILSEYVSKVPELELVATCSSALQALNHIKEDSIDILFLDIQMPDLTGLDFLKILPNRPATILTTAYSEYAVQSYELDVVDYLLKPIDFDRFYKAVAKVISLKDPKVEHRSSISSLPQDDKLFIKADNKIIKVTFQDIIVINGDGPYVKILTKDGRKIMSLQSMSKLAQMLPVNFFRVHRSHIVNIDYIDSIEGNTIKLGEEKVVISKNIRDEFFKMINSSS is encoded by the coding sequence ATGAAAATGAAGTGTCTCATTGTTGATGATGAAAATATTGCACGAAAAATTCTCTCGGAATACGTGAGTAAAGTACCTGAGTTGGAATTGGTAGCTACATGCAGTTCTGCACTTCAGGCACTCAATCATATTAAAGAGGATAGTATAGATATACTGTTTCTCGACATTCAAATGCCTGATCTTACCGGACTTGATTTTCTGAAAATTTTGCCGAACAGGCCTGCTACCATTCTCACCACCGCCTACTCTGAATATGCTGTTCAGAGCTATGAACTGGATGTGGTGGATTATTTATTAAAGCCTATAGATTTCGACCGATTTTATAAGGCTGTCGCTAAAGTTATTTCCTTAAAAGATCCAAAAGTCGAGCATCGCTCGAGCATAAGCTCTTTGCCACAAGATGACAAGCTATTTATCAAGGCAGATAATAAAATCATTAAAGTCACATTTCAGGATATAATTGTCATTAACGGCGATGGGCCTTATGTGAAAATTCTTACAAAGGATGGACGCAAAATCATGTCCTTGCAGTCTATGAGTAAACTCGCACAAATGCTTCCTGTCAATTTTTTTAGAGTCCATCGATCACACATTGTGAATATTGATTACATAGACAGCATTGAAGGCAACACCATTAAGCTTGGTGAAGAAAAAGTCGTAATCAGCAAAAACATTAGGGATGAATTTTTTAAAATGATTAATAGTTCGTCGTAG
- a CDS encoding alpha/beta hydrolase-fold protein, translating into MIKTAISTIVLGLVSITVSFAQNNGVKDDSLKAYEMPRTQVITINNSETKAQDVLYVKLPEGYAENSDMVYPVLYFTHPVQHIEILSAASETLIEDVILVGVTFQKGMTFRTVDSYMNFIRNDVFKTIENSYRADADRRTYFGYSSGALVGAYILSKHPNAFKNFILGSPALGGDSTVTQQIYEFGSTANGQKELNANVFVSYGESEKEVDKQHFEEFITLLKNLKDESLTFKHIVVEGDHRTSFPMTAIQGVTWLADLIKDSDPPTTESPYFGQKPPGLIPEVFAPDIVSIDGRFEGAISFTPDLDELYLGANDENEETHIYHSKLVDTQWTPLERINFTKEEADEELHPFVSPDGERIFFTVLDSGAGPEIWYVNRLVNGWSEAIKLDSPINDDPVFYPNHAKNGNLYYFNLAKMKTYVAINQNGEFPEVEEVDIAFGNHAFISPSQDYLVMTARTKVEGRTDNDVFVCFKESNGSWADAINLGSAVNSGLNEKSPSISPDGKYLFFGRAEREGKIGLSNIHWVSTEIIEQVRPTD; encoded by the coding sequence ATGATAAAAACAGCCATATCAACCATAGTATTAGGTCTCGTATCAATTACCGTTTCGTTTGCTCAAAATAACGGGGTAAAAGATGACTCACTAAAGGCATATGAAATGCCGAGAACACAAGTCATTACCATCAATAATTCTGAAACAAAAGCACAAGATGTGCTTTACGTAAAACTGCCAGAAGGATATGCAGAAAACAGCGACATGGTGTACCCTGTGCTGTATTTTACTCACCCGGTGCAGCACATAGAAATACTATCTGCTGCCTCTGAAACGCTGATCGAAGACGTTATTTTAGTCGGGGTTACCTTTCAAAAAGGAATGACATTTCGGACGGTGGACAGCTATATGAATTTTATCCGAAACGATGTGTTTAAGACCATAGAAAACAGTTACCGAGCTGATGCTGATAGACGTACCTATTTTGGATATTCCTCTGGTGCTTTAGTTGGTGCTTACATATTATCGAAACACCCCAATGCCTTTAAAAACTTCATTCTTGGCAGCCCAGCTCTTGGAGGTGACTCCACAGTCACGCAGCAAATTTATGAATTTGGGTCCACGGCTAATGGACAGAAAGAACTGAACGCAAATGTTTTTGTATCCTATGGCGAATCGGAAAAGGAGGTGGACAAGCAGCATTTCGAAGAATTTATTACCCTACTTAAAAACCTCAAGGATGAGAGTTTAACCTTTAAGCATATTGTGGTGGAGGGTGACCATCGAACATCATTTCCGATGACTGCAATCCAGGGCGTCACTTGGTTAGCAGACTTGATAAAAGATAGTGATCCACCAACTACTGAAAGTCCCTATTTTGGACAAAAGCCACCAGGCTTAATTCCAGAAGTTTTTGCTCCAGATATCGTTTCAATTGATGGCAGGTTTGAAGGCGCCATATCGTTCACTCCTGATTTAGATGAACTATATCTAGGAGCGAATGATGAAAATGAGGAAACACACATCTACCATTCAAAGCTCGTTGATACGCAATGGACGCCCCTGGAAAGAATCAATTTTACCAAAGAAGAAGCAGATGAAGAATTACATCCATTCGTTAGCCCGGACGGTGAACGGATCTTTTTCACTGTGCTTGATTCGGGTGCCGGCCCTGAAATTTGGTACGTCAACCGTTTAGTAAATGGCTGGAGCGAGGCTATAAAGCTTGATTCACCCATCAATGATGATCCGGTGTTTTATCCCAATCATGCGAAAAACGGCAACCTCTATTATTTCAATTTGGCAAAAATGAAGACGTATGTTGCCATCAACCAAAACGGTGAATTTCCTGAAGTAGAGGAAGTAGACATTGCATTCGGCAATCACGCGTTCATTTCCCCATCGCAGGACTACCTAGTGATGACCGCCCGAACCAAAGTAGAAGGTAGGACGGATAATGATGTTTTTGTCTGTTTCAAGGAATCAAACGGATCATGGGCAGACGCCATTAACCTGGGAAGTGCGGTCAACTCTGGGTTAAATGAAAAAAGTCCGAGTATCTCTCCGGATGGCAAATATTTGTTTTTTGGCAGAGCCGAACGGGAGGGGAAGATCGGTCTATCAAATATCCATTGGGTGAGCACAGAAATCATTGAGCAAGTGAGACCTACTGATTGA
- a CDS encoding ABC transporter permease — protein MLKNYIKVAFRNLLRQSGYTALNITGLTVGIASSLIILLYIFHETSFDQQHTKGDRIYRLSTQFTEPDGVFRWSNMTSRAAFTVKNENPEVVQAARMSGIGGQGGMRLEFNQVDYFQDNVYAADSTLFELFDYEFVAGNPETALEAPNSIVINQSMAEKIFKNENPIGQIIRSGGNREMSLQVTGVYKDMSHASHLLAEALVSWKTIFPDGDTFWGRWGVFSYVLVSEGVTQEALQVKLDSTVAKYIAPIFDPVNIKVKMVPMPLKSIHLTSDFENEPVPVGNIQYVQIFAAIAIFLIIIASINYMNLATARSVKRSMEVGLRKVMGAQRGGLIGQFLTESILITLISLILSLIVIIVAVPAINSMVGTHLVIQELLNTQVIVAVIGIVFVTGFMGGCYPAFFLSSFQPAAVLKGGGVKSGGKLLRKVLVTIQFSISIFMLIGTLVIYTQMQFIRGKDLGFDKEQMMQINFRSNSDAEKWNVLKNELAQNANIDGTATASSTPGNGYPNNVLQIETEEGPMDNIAFGNYRVDYDFFSTIGVAVVQGRNFSLDYASDSSQAVMVNEATVRRMNWTNPIGKKIRVTRNDSIPSARVVGVVKDFHQESLYDPITALVFIPSHINHSAIVKITGDIKPTIDFIENAWKKTYPTTVFEYVFVDEQFMEHYEADQIRGQLFLGFSVMTILIACLGLLGLASYTAEQRAKEISIRKVLGANTQGLINLLVKDFVILIVIAAIPASFFAYFSMMGWLESFQFHITPGFTIFSTVLLGTIIITVLTTGYHARKAATANPAQKLRSE, from the coding sequence ATGCTTAAAAATTATATAAAGGTCGCTTTCAGAAATCTTCTAAGACAATCTGGCTACACCGCCCTTAATATTACTGGACTTACGGTGGGGATAGCCTCTAGCTTAATAATCCTACTGTATATTTTTCACGAAACGAGTTTTGATCAGCAGCATACCAAAGGAGATCGGATCTATCGTCTATCAACACAATTTACTGAGCCTGATGGTGTATTTAGGTGGTCGAACATGACAAGTAGAGCCGCATTTACAGTTAAAAACGAAAACCCAGAGGTAGTACAGGCCGCTCGAATGAGTGGAATAGGTGGTCAAGGGGGTATGCGACTTGAGTTCAATCAGGTGGATTACTTTCAAGACAATGTCTATGCTGCTGACTCTACGCTTTTTGAATTGTTTGATTACGAATTTGTAGCTGGAAATCCTGAGACAGCTTTGGAGGCGCCCAATTCGATTGTCATCAATCAGTCAATGGCAGAGAAAATATTCAAAAATGAAAACCCAATCGGTCAAATAATTAGAAGCGGTGGAAACAGGGAAATGTCCCTGCAGGTTACAGGCGTTTATAAAGACATGTCTCACGCTTCTCATCTGCTCGCTGAGGCGTTGGTGTCCTGGAAAACAATCTTCCCTGATGGAGATACGTTCTGGGGACGATGGGGTGTCTTTTCCTACGTGCTAGTCAGTGAAGGGGTCACTCAAGAAGCACTACAAGTGAAGCTTGATTCAACTGTTGCTAAATATATAGCTCCCATCTTCGACCCGGTCAACATCAAGGTTAAAATGGTACCAATGCCACTAAAGAGTATCCATTTAACTTCAGATTTTGAAAATGAACCAGTGCCTGTTGGGAACATTCAGTATGTTCAAATATTTGCTGCGATAGCCATTTTCCTCATCATTATTGCCAGTATCAACTACATGAATCTGGCCACAGCACGATCCGTCAAGCGATCCATGGAAGTTGGTTTGAGAAAAGTAATGGGTGCCCAAAGAGGTGGTTTAATAGGTCAATTTTTGACTGAATCAATTTTAATCACCCTCATCTCCCTAATTCTTAGTCTGATTGTCATAATAGTCGCGGTTCCCGCAATAAACAGCATGGTAGGTACTCATTTGGTTATTCAGGAATTACTTAATACCCAAGTGATAGTAGCGGTCATCGGTATTGTATTTGTCACAGGATTCATGGGCGGTTGCTATCCAGCTTTCTTTTTGTCTTCGTTTCAGCCAGCCGCTGTACTCAAAGGCGGGGGAGTAAAGTCCGGCGGTAAATTATTGAGGAAGGTTTTGGTAACGATACAGTTTTCCATTTCCATCTTCATGCTCATAGGGACTTTGGTGATTTATACTCAAATGCAATTTATCAGGGGAAAAGATTTAGGCTTTGATAAAGAGCAGATGATGCAAATAAACTTTAGAAGTAACTCAGATGCTGAGAAATGGAATGTCCTTAAAAATGAATTAGCTCAAAATGCTAATATAGACGGAACAGCAACTGCAAGCTCTACTCCTGGAAATGGTTACCCTAATAACGTGCTTCAAATCGAAACGGAAGAGGGGCCAATGGACAACATTGCATTTGGTAATTATCGAGTTGACTATGACTTCTTTTCTACCATCGGTGTTGCGGTAGTTCAGGGAAGAAATTTCTCATTGGATTATGCATCTGATTCTTCTCAAGCCGTAATGGTGAACGAGGCTACAGTTAGAAGAATGAACTGGACGAACCCAATTGGTAAAAAGATCAGGGTGACGAGAAATGACTCAATACCTTCCGCTCGTGTCGTAGGTGTTGTAAAAGACTTCCATCAAGAATCACTTTACGATCCAATCACTGCCCTGGTTTTCATTCCAAGTCATATCAATCATTCCGCCATTGTTAAGATCACCGGAGACATTAAACCGACCATTGATTTTATTGAAAATGCCTGGAAAAAAACCTACCCTACCACGGTATTTGAGTATGTATTTGTTGACGAACAGTTCATGGAGCATTACGAAGCGGATCAAATCCGTGGGCAGTTGTTTTTGGGTTTTTCTGTCATGACCATACTGATTGCTTGCTTAGGTCTATTGGGTCTGGCTTCCTATACCGCAGAGCAACGCGCCAAGGAAATTAGCATTAGAAAAGTGCTTGGTGCCAATACACAAGGCCTAATTAATCTTCTGGTCAAAGACTTTGTGATTCTGATTGTCATCGCTGCAATACCCGCGTCCTTCTTTGCCTATTTTTCAATGATGGGTTGGCTGGAAAGTTTCCAATTCCATATAACTCCAGGGTTTACCATATTTTCAACCGTATTGCTGGGTACAATTATTATAACGGTGCTCACTACTGGTTATCATGCGCGTAAAGCCGCCACAGCCAACCCTGCCCAGAAGCTGAGGAGTGAATAG